A stretch of the Litorilinea aerophila genome encodes the following:
- a CDS encoding 4Fe-4S dicluster domain-containing protein, which produces MPDVYNWQIGRTMTYPYPEAHPNRQFVAVFNINRCIGCQTCTGACKATWTFSRGQEYMWWNNVETKPYGSYPQHWDVKALKLLDEAHQAAGVRPNWDRTQANAKAPYGVYNGLTLTEAAGPNEVVLGYLPTEAEWRSPNFYEDTSTAYKGGPFGLSPNGAALPEHQAWFFYLMRICNHCTYPACLAACPRKAIYKREEDGIVLIDQERCRGYRKCVEACPYKKSMYRGTTQVSEKCVGCYPRVEGSDPLSDGVPMETRCMAVCPGKIRLNGLVEVAEDGSWVETPHHPLYYLVRIAQVALPLYPQFGTEPNIYYIPPRWAPRAYLRQMFGPGVDQAIERYIAPSRELLAVLQLFRTTQKMIFRFEIEEGPLVREVEVNGKAWQMYNDTVIGFDAKGREAVRLSVVEPLYERPAERLNSI; this is translated from the coding sequence ATGCCTGACGTCTACAACTGGCAAATCGGCCGCACCATGACCTATCCGTACCCCGAGGCGCATCCCAACCGGCAGTTTGTGGCCGTCTTCAACATCAACCGTTGCATTGGCTGCCAGACCTGCACCGGCGCGTGCAAAGCCACCTGGACCTTCTCCCGTGGGCAAGAGTACATGTGGTGGAACAACGTGGAGACCAAGCCCTATGGCAGCTATCCCCAACATTGGGATGTCAAAGCGCTCAAACTGCTCGATGAAGCCCATCAGGCCGCCGGCGTCAGGCCGAATTGGGATCGCACCCAGGCCAACGCGAAGGCGCCCTACGGCGTCTATAACGGCTTGACCTTGACCGAGGCTGCCGGCCCCAACGAGGTGGTGCTGGGCTATCTGCCCACTGAAGCCGAATGGCGCTCGCCGAATTTTTACGAAGATACCTCCACCGCCTACAAGGGCGGCCCCTTTGGCCTCAGCCCCAACGGCGCCGCGCTGCCTGAACACCAGGCCTGGTTCTTTTATCTGATGCGCATCTGCAACCACTGTACCTACCCGGCCTGCCTGGCTGCCTGCCCCCGCAAGGCCATTTACAAGCGGGAGGAGGATGGCATCGTCCTCATCGACCAGGAGCGCTGTCGGGGCTACCGCAAATGTGTGGAGGCTTGCCCCTACAAAAAATCCATGTATCGAGGCACCACCCAGGTCAGCGAGAAGTGCGTAGGCTGCTATCCGCGCGTCGAGGGCAGCGACCCCCTCAGCGACGGCGTGCCCATGGAGACCCGCTGCATGGCTGTCTGCCCGGGCAAGATCCGCCTCAACGGCCTGGTGGAGGTGGCCGAAGATGGCTCCTGGGTGGAGACGCCCCACCATCCCCTATACTACCTGGTGCGCATCGCTCAGGTGGCATTGCCCCTCTACCCCCAATTCGGCACTGAACCCAACATTTACTACATTCCCCCGCGCTGGGCACCCCGAGCCTATCTGCGCCAGATGTTCGGCCCCGGTGTCGACCAGGCCATCGAGCGTTACATCGCACCTTCCCGGGAACTTCTTGCCGTACTCCAGCTCTTCCGCACCACCCAGAAGATGATCTTTCGCTTCGAGATCGAGGAAGGACCCCTGGTTCGAGAAGTGGAAGTCAACGGCAAAGCCTGGCAAATGTACAATGACACGGTCATCGGCTTCGATGCCAAAGGTCGCGAAGCGGTGCGGCTTAGCGTGGTCGAGCCCTTGTATGAACGCCCGGCGGAGCGCCTGAACTCGATTTAA
- a CDS encoding TorD/DmsD family molecular chaperone, with amino-acid sequence MQIDQSIELRPGMDETVRRRAEQAVYRAQVYAFLAAVYLYPIKNWSEDLPLVAAAAARVDGAPEWPALQPMELNALQAAYRRAFGATGSLCYETEYGLPHEFRQAQELADIAGFYRAFGFSVGNVVRERPDHLATELEFMHLLHWKEAHALLRGMTEQADQCVEARSSFIGAHLGTWVDLFAQSLLLNSQELPYSLLAWFTAALVQAEATALGIPLIRRSRQDVRPTPFDPDFSCAACPLVDLVH; translated from the coding sequence ATGCAGATAGATCAGAGTATTGAATTGCGGCCAGGGATGGACGAAACAGTCCGCAGGCGTGCCGAGCAAGCCGTCTATCGCGCGCAGGTGTATGCTTTTCTCGCCGCTGTCTATCTCTATCCGATTAAAAATTGGAGCGAAGATTTGCCGCTGGTCGCTGCTGCTGCCGCGCGAGTGGACGGCGCCCCAGAGTGGCCGGCGTTGCAGCCGATGGAACTGAATGCGTTGCAGGCCGCGTACCGTCGCGCCTTTGGCGCCACTGGTTCCCTGTGCTATGAGACCGAATACGGCCTGCCCCATGAGTTTCGCCAGGCCCAGGAACTGGCCGATATTGCCGGCTTCTACCGTGCCTTCGGCTTCTCTGTAGGAAACGTGGTGCGGGAACGGCCAGATCACCTGGCCACGGAGCTGGAGTTCATGCACCTTTTACACTGGAAGGAAGCCCATGCCCTTTTGAGGGGTATGACCGAGCAGGCAGACCAATGTGTGGAGGCCCGCTCCAGCTTTATCGGTGCACACCTGGGCACATGGGTGGACCTTTTCGCCCAGAGCCTACTCCTCAACAGCCAGGAGCTCCCTTATAGCCTTCTGGCCTGGTTCACGGCGGCTTTGGTTCAGGCTGAAGCGACAGCCCTGGGCATCCCCTTGATTCGCCGCAGCCGACAGGATGTCCGTCCCACTCCCTTCGATCCCGATTTTTCCTGCGCTGCCTGTCCCCTGGTGGACCTGGTGCACTGA
- a CDS encoding ethylbenzene dehydrogenase-related protein, which yields MWIHSRLSMFLVLGLALASLFFQVPLASSQGLTITAVAVEGDLPMEEPDAALWQQATAVEVPLSAQMITRPILPDTNIKSITVRALHNGQSLAMLLEWADATRNDSTLGLTEFRDSVAIQFPLIEGQPFFCMGQQGGDVNIWHWKADWQAELLARRSLQDVYPNIYVDTYPFTEPSDNLYRAAYVDPNYRTAEASGNLLARSAHSSPVEDLVAGGFGSLTSQPLEGQNVQGYGEWRDGVWRVIFSRSLISADAGDVVLAPGKNYSVAFAAWDGANRERNGVKSTSQWVSLQLAAPVVTGGVPEGTTAVTPLPAMRLPLWAWLAILVLLTGVVVVTLFYFYLGEKS from the coding sequence ATGTGGATCCACAGTCGACTCTCCATGTTTTTGGTGCTTGGCCTGGCGTTGGCAAGCCTCTTTTTTCAGGTACCTTTGGCCAGTTCCCAGGGCTTGACCATCACAGCCGTCGCCGTGGAGGGGGATCTGCCCATGGAAGAGCCTGATGCTGCCCTATGGCAACAGGCCACCGCCGTGGAGGTGCCCCTCAGCGCCCAGATGATCACCCGCCCTATCCTGCCGGATACCAACATCAAATCTATCACCGTACGGGCGTTACACAATGGCCAGTCCCTGGCTATGCTGTTGGAGTGGGCAGATGCCACCCGCAATGATTCAACCTTGGGGCTGACAGAATTCCGGGACAGTGTGGCTATCCAGTTCCCCCTGATAGAAGGTCAGCCGTTTTTCTGTATGGGGCAACAGGGGGGGGATGTCAATATCTGGCATTGGAAGGCCGACTGGCAGGCGGAATTGCTGGCTCGCCGCAGCCTCCAGGATGTCTACCCCAATATCTATGTGGACACTTATCCCTTCACCGAGCCGTCGGACAACCTGTATCGGGCCGCCTACGTAGATCCCAACTATCGCACGGCTGAAGCAAGCGGGAATCTGCTGGCCCGCTCGGCCCATTCGTCACCGGTGGAAGATCTGGTGGCTGGCGGCTTTGGCAGCCTTACCAGCCAGCCGCTGGAAGGACAAAACGTACAGGGCTATGGGGAATGGCGCGATGGTGTCTGGCGGGTGATCTTCAGCCGAAGCCTCATCTCTGCCGATGCGGGGGACGTCGTCTTGGCCCCAGGTAAGAACTACTCCGTGGCCTTTGCTGCCTGGGATGGCGCCAACCGGGAGCGCAACGGCGTCAAGTCTACATCCCAGTGGGTCTCCTTGCAACTGGCGGCGCCCGTTGTCACCGGAGGTGTGCCGGAGGGAACGACAGCTGTCACCCCTTTGCCGGCCATGAGACTGCCGCTATGGGCCTGGCTCGCCATCCTGGTTCTGTTGACCGGTGTGGTGGTTGTGACCCTTTTCTATTTCTATCTCGGGGAGAAGTCATAA